The DNA window CCCACCATGAGCGGTGAAGTAACTTCCACCACCTGGTTATCGATCACGTGAAGGTCGAGCTGGCACCCGCAGCCGCAGTATGCGCAGGTCGTCCTGACTTTCCACCCTTCGAGCCCCAGCGCCTCCATCATGTCGTCTTCGGACATCTGGAAGTAGGCGCATGCGTTCCGAAGCATGTCCCGCGCGGCGACCCTGCCTTCAGCTTCGTAAGGCCTCGTCTTGAGCGCGCCTGTCGGACAGGTAGAGATACATTGCCCGCAGAACTCGCACGGCGTATCCGGCAACTGTTTCTCATAAGGGGTGCCTGGAACGGTCTTGAAACCGCGGTTGACGAACTCGTACACGCCGACACCCTGGACTTCGCGACATATCCTGACGCATCGACCGCACGTTACGCATTTGTTGTAATCGCGCGTCACAAACGGGTTCTCTTCGAGGATCTCATACTCATGTATTTTACCTTTGAAGCCGCTCTCGGTGACGCCGTAGCGGTTGGCGAGTTTCTGCAACTCGCAGCGGCCCGACTTCGCGCATCCCTGGCACTCCATTTGATGATCCGACACCAGCAGTTCAACAAGTGTTTTCCTGATGCGCTCCAGGTTTTCCGTTGTGGTGTTGACGACCATTCCCTCGGTCGCTTCCGCGTAGCACGCCGGAAGCAGACCCCTCGCCCCTTCGACCTCGACCAGGCACAGCCGGCAGGCGCCGTATGGAGTTAGCCTTGGCTCGTAGCAAAGCGTGGGGATGTCGATGCCGCTGTCCTTCGCCATGTCCAGTACCGTGGAGCCACCGGGACCGGAGCATTTTATCCCGTCAATTTCGACAGTTATCACTTCCACATCAAACCTCCAGTTGAACAACGGTCAAATGGTGTTCTCTCACTCAGCGAGAATGGACTTCGAGGGACATCTGGACATGCACATCTTGCACCTGACGCAGGCATCCACATCGATGACGTGCGGTTGCTTCTTCTCGCCGGATATCGCTTCGGTCGGACACACTTTCACGCACGCGCCGCAACCCGGGCAGATCTCCAGATCGATCGAGAGCGTGATGAGCGCGGGACACGATCCGGCAGTGCACCTGTGGTTGAGGATGTGGTCCTCATACTCGTTTCGAAAGTACCGCAAGGTTGTCAGCACAGGGTTCGGCGCGGTGCCGCCAAGCGCGCAAAGACTGGCCGCCTTGATATCGGTGGCAAGGCTTTCCAGTTTTTCGATGTCGTCTGGTTCGCCTTTTCCATCGCAGATGCGTTCGAGTATCTCGAGCATGCGCTTGGTTCCGATACGGCACGGCACGCATTTGCCACAGGACTCGTCTTGCGTGAATGAGAGAAAGTATCGGGCGAGGTCGACCATGCAAGTACTGTCATCAGCGACTATCATTCCACCCGAGCCGATGATGGCGCCAGCCGCGGTTATCTGGTCGTAGTCAACCTGGATGTCGAGTTTGCTCTCGGGCAGGCATCCGCCGGAGGGCCCGCCCATCTGAACAGCCTTGAATCGCCCGCCGTCCTTTATTCCTCCTCCAATGTCAAAGATCACCTGCTTGAGCGTGTAGCCCATGGGCACTTCCGCCAGTCCCGTGCGCCGCACTTTGCCGGCCAGACAGAACACCTTTGTTCCTTTGCTATTCTCGGTGCCCAGCGAAGAGTACGCCGCGCTGCCGTTGTTGATTATCCATGGGACGGCGGCCAGGGTCTCGACGTTGTTGATGTTGGTCGGCTTGCCCCAGAGGCCCGAGTTCGCGGGAAACGGGGGCCGTGGGCGAGGCATGCCGCGTTTGCCCTCAATTGAAGCCATCATAGCCGTCTCTTCGCCGCACACAAACGCGCCGGCGCCTTTTTTTATCTTGACGTTAAAGCTCCAGTTGG is part of the Candidatus Anoxymicrobium japonicum genome and encodes:
- a CDS encoding NADH-quinone oxidoreductase subunit NuoF, which encodes MSENGRKYKLVLGYGTCGIAAGAKSVKDALEKTVESGEYDVDLDIAGCMGYCFIEPIIEVFDSKGGSVIYGDMTAEKVPQLLDEHVRDGKVIEDWVVRKSDDLSAVEGDFLENQYRIVLRNCGKINPESIDEFIAIGGYDAARKAFTSMTPEDVIQEVSDSGLKGRGGAGFPTGMKWGFARKSPGDVKYMICNADEGDPGAFMDRSVLEGDPHSVLEGMMLAGFAIGAREGLIYCRAEYPLALKRLDIAIEECHARGYLGDNIFGANWSFNVKIKKGAGAFVCGEETAMMASIEGKRGMPRPRPPFPANSGLWGKPTNINNVETLAAVPWIINNGSAAYSSLGTENSKGTKVFCLAGKVRRTGLAEVPMGYTLKQVIFDIGGGIKDGGRFKAVQMGGPSGGCLPESKLDIQVDYDQITAAGAIIGSGGMIVADDSTCMVDLARYFLSFTQDESCGKCVPCRIGTKRMLEILERICDGKGEPDDIEKLESLATDIKAASLCALGGTAPNPVLTTLRYFRNEYEDHILNHRCTAGSCPALITLSIDLEICPGCGACVKVCPTEAISGEKKQPHVIDVDACVRCKMCMSRCPSKSILAE